CCCTCCGGGTTTTAGCAGCTTTGAGACCTTTTCCAGATTCTTCATGTATTCATCTTCACTTTGACTAATAGCTTCCAGCAACCATGCACTGATAATACAATCAGCAAGTGGTAGTAGCACCGGGGAAGTTATGTTTTCCTGTTCAAAATCATATTTTAAAATCTGCATGATGGACGACCTTAGGCGCATTTCTTTCTCCTGAAGttgatctctaaaaaaaaaaaaaaaataataatatggacATTACAGGAAAGTTTCCAATATAAGtaagaatttagggccagattcacagcggagatactccgtcgtatctctcagagtatctatgcgactgattcatagaaccagttacgcatagatatccctaagatccgacactgtcggatcttaggatgcaataccgcggccgccgctgggtggagttcgcgtcgtactccagcgtcgggtatgcaaattagcagttacggcgatccacgacggattttcgcgttcggtacgtcgttgctagtctagtttcccgtcgcaattttaggcgtcgtttgacctgccctaactttagacagcacacgtatgtgctgtttaaagtatggccgtcgttcccgagtcgaaatttaaaaaaatgtgtgttttgcgtaaaacgtccgggaatacgaaagtacgctacgcacgccgcacgtcgtcgccgttcgaaaaaatgacgtcactttgtgcaaagcacggcgggaatttttctaaatggagcatgtgcagtaggtccggcgcgggagcgcgcctaatttaaatggcacacgcccctttgaattacgcgggcttacgccggaggctgccagcgtaagttttcacgcaagtgcttggtgaatcaggcacttgcgatgaaaacttgcggtggtgtaacgtatctacgatacattacaccgccgcaattctacgtgaatctggcccttacttctgAAGCATGATGAGCAATTCTGCCAACATTCAGTTAGGCTGTAatttggaaaattaaaaaaaaaaaaaaaaatatatatatatatatatatatatatatatatatatatatatatatatatatatattttaacttgtCAGGAGTCTGTGATAGTGAACCCTTGTAGATTGCCAATTCGGAGTTCCCCAGGGCGCAGCGTCTAAGCCCCAGCCTGCTTCTTCACCAGAtcccctgatggtggggatggactTGTAGCAAGCTGGAACCAGCTTGCGTTTTCCAGGTTCacccagctgaggatgcagagaCCAAACGCGTGTGCAGAGTACAAGCAGCAGGAGACAACAGGAAATCCAGGAAACAAGCAGAGGTCAGGGTAGGTAGCGAGCAAGCATAGACATAAACAAAGCTGGGGTCGGTACATGGGTAGTCAGGCACATGATACACAAGAGACAAGCAAAAGGGAGCTCCGAGAACTGTGAAGTTACTTAGGCAAGGAGCGCTACACTGAGCATGTGTGTATACATACTTGCCAACAGTCCTGATTTTCCCGGGTCTGTCCCAATTTTGGGACCCTCGTCCTGATTGAAGGCCATCCCGATTAAAATCCCGGGATTTTGCTTTTGTCCCGGgaaatcaaaattttttggggatcGGATCTGTTTCGGGCTTCAAAAATATGGCCGCCGCCACAAGATCTTTCCTGTTTCCCTCTAGCTCTCAGCTCAGCTCAGATCTAATCCCGTCCTCGCCCCCTGTTTTTATGGTGTACTGAGACCATGAAAACCGGGGGCGCGCACGGGAGTGGGGGGCGGTAGACGGCCAAATAACATAGCAacgggacacctaatgtaaggaagcactccgctggggaaacctgatgcaaggagggactccgctggggatgcctaatgtaaggagggactccactggggacgtctgatgtaaggaaggactccTCTAggtacacctgatgtaaggagggactctgctggggacacctgatggcatctggtggcaggcaaagtGGCATGTGACACGCTTAGGGCTCACACTGATTGAcactggcactgaaggggttaaacattagggggcgatcaaggggttaagtgtgtcctagggagtaactctaactgtgggggggtgggctaccactgacatgacaatgatcactgctcctgatgacagggagcagtagatccctgtcatatcactaagcagaacagggaaatgccttgtttacatagtcatctccccgttctgcctctcctttaACAATCACGGGCCGCgggcgaacatcgagtttgcgggacACGTGGGTATGTGCACGTGCCGGCGGCGGCACACGCACGCCCGCCCGTGCAGTGGCAagtttaaagggacatacaggtacgcccatttgcctgtatgagcccttctgccgacgtacatctgtgtggggcggtcggcaagcggttaaaatttTCTTTGACAGGCCGTGGCCCCCCAGACCAGCAGAATTGGCCTCCAACCATATAGCTTATTTAGAGGCCATAAGGGAAGGAATTACACCCAGGAGAGGCTGGATCATGCTGGGCCGACATGCGGTAAGGAATACCTTGTGACTCCAGTCCTGATCAGGTGAGGGCCATAAAGAATGCTGTGTCTGTCTTTGATTtatagttaaagcggtggttcacccgaatttttttttaacattagattgaggctcgttttgtcaaggggaatcgggtgtttttttttaaatcgaagcagtacttaccgttttagagatagatcttctccgccgctttcgggtatggtcttcgggactgggcgttcctatttgattgagaggcttgcgacaggcttccgacggtcgcatacatcgcgtcacgagtagccgaaagaagccgaacgtcggtgcggctctatacggcgcctgtgcaacgacgttcggctactttcggaaaatcgtgacgcgatgtatgcgactgtcaatcaaataagaacgcccagtcccgaagaccatacctggaagcggcggagaagatctctctctaaaacggtaagtactgcttcgatttaaaaaaaaaccacccgattccccttgacaaaatgagcctcaatctaatgttaaaaattaactttttgggtgaacctccactttaaccagtcCTATCAGGCTGCGAGGGCAGAGCCATAACCTATTGTAGGTTGCCATGATGTGCCAGGAAAAAGGGGCTGATGGCCAACAtgagaaaaaaatgaatgttaAATAACTTAGTAAATGAAAAATACTCAAAAACAATCAAAGTTCCATTCAAAGAAACAATTTTCTGTCACCTAAAATGTAGAAGCCAAAAAGTGAGGAATCATTAGGGGCCATTACCTCGTTCCCTCTAACTCAGCTGCGGCTGATGATGTATGCGACCAATCATATGCTCCGGTACGGTCATGTAGCCATCTGCTCATTTCCATAATACATTTCTCTCGGAATTTTAATATGactatttttttaaaggaattggACGCAGAATAGAGATGGTGAATGAAGGAACCAACACTGATGTCAATCAATAATGTACCCTCAACTCGACCTGCAGGGATATTACAGATTCATGTGTTATTTTCCTTGAATCTaaaaaaagagatttcaccttttAATTAAAAttagcatgtaatggcacagctaGGAGAATAtagcccagattcagatacattatcgtatctatcggcgggcgtagcgtatctcagatacactacaccggcgtaacttagggcgcaagttccatattcagaaagaacttgcgtcctaagttacggcggcgtagtgtaaatgtgtcagcgtaaacccgcctaattcaaatttggctggtagtgggcgtgttttatgttaaactatcatgaccccacgtaattgacgctgttttcgaacggcgcatgcgccgtcggtggacgtatcccagtgcgcatgtacaaaatcacgtcgcaaatagtcaatgctttcgacgtgaacgtaacttacgtacagccccattcacggacgacttgcgcaaacgacgtaaaatacgaagctgttcgtacgtttccgacgtccatacctaacatgacttacccctgctttatgaggggtaactttacgccggaaaaagccttacgtaaacgacgtaaaaaaatgcgccgggcggatgtacgtttctgaatcggcgtatctacctaatttacatattatacgcgtaaatatacggaagcgccacctagcgtccagcgtaaatatgcaactaagatacaaaggcgtaagagacttacgccggtcggatcttagggaaatctatgcgtaactgattctaagaatcgggcgcatagatacgaccccgcacactcagagttacgacggcgtatctccagattcagtaactcgtatctgaatccgggcctatagctTTAAAGAAATAATCACAACCAATATGTGATATGGTGACTTTGCTCTACATTTgtgctaggggtgcaacggatcaaaaaactcacggatcggttcgatcctcggatcaggagtcacggatcggatcattttcggatcagcgcaaaaaaaaaaaaaagggtgtttcattggtccaaaaaaaaaaaaaaatatatatatatatatatacacatacacatacatttcaggggtggattaaagaggaagcaggtgaggctgtttgggacttgttaaaagtacaatcttgatgtttttatatattatatatatattataatatgtaaaaacatcaagattgtacttttaacaagtcccaaacagcctcacctgcttcctctttaatccacccctgaaatgtgctcttccccccccccccctcctcctctcacaccagtgcttctctgctaatattccctctccatgtcggcttgccagagcccagtgcacagcgtgacacgcctccccggggaggcggggaggcgtgtcatgctgggctctggcaagcagactgggtggagcaagatggccgccgctccggagctaggccgaagccggggactttcctaggcctaggctccggagcgctccgcggatcgcggggtgtgccgatccgaacggggtggcccgttcggatcacggatcggtgacgatccgttgcacccctaatttgTGCTGATCATTTAAAGATCGAAAACAAGTATGATGATGTCTGTGAATTGACCTTTGTCAAATGTATTGaagcaaatacataaaaaaaaaagataataaataataatcttcTTTGGGTTAGGCTGCCACTGTTGACCTCTGTACCTCAAGTTGGAGTTCTCCATCCCTTCATTGTGCCATTGGATGGAGTAAATGAGGCTTAATctaaaccacttaagacccggacctttaggcagctaaaggacccggacagtttttgcgattcggcactgcgtcgctttaactgacaattgcgcggtcgtgcgatgtggctcccaaacaaaattggcgtcctttttttcccacaaatagagctttcctttggttgtattacctctgcggtttttattttgtgcgctataagcaaaaatagagcgacaattttgaacagtaatgcgaggctttctccctggtgtggagaaagcctcttgaggggggagggggcgagcaggcaagtcaggacgcccactaacacacagctcctttctctatctgcaaagtagagcagtgtcctgacttgcctgctcaccccctcccccctcaagaggctttctccacaccagggagaaagcctcacattatggtggggagttacagacagaacaggaagtgaggatttctcagaagaaataaggacatttaaaagcaaaatggaaggatgaggtaagtgaaggaggactgcactaagggaaaggaagctttttagggggaaaaaaatcctttacaacccctttaatttatgagtaagacagggtttgacaaatttgcttggaatctaggagccagctaaaaaagttaggagccagaaaacgcgccccgtcccgacgagcttgcgcgcagaagcgaacacatacgtgagcagcgcccgcatatgtaaacggtgttcaaactacacatgtgaggtatcgccgcgattggtagagcgagagcaataattctagccctagacctcctctgtaactcaaaacatgcaacctgtagattttttaaaacgtcgcctatgaagattttaaagggtaaaagtttgtcggcattccacgaatggacgcaattttgaagcgtgacatgttgggtaacaatttactcggcgtaacattatctttcataatataaaaaaaaaatgtggataactttactgttgtcttattttttaattaaaaaaagtgtaattttttcccaaaaaagtgcgcttgtaagactgctgcacaaatacggcgtgacagaaagtattgcaacgatcgccattttattctctagggtgttaggataaaaaatatatatataatgtttgggggttctaattagagggaagaagatggcagtgaaaaatgatattagaattgctgtttaacttgtaatgcttaacttgtaataccaatggccaccaccagatggcgccagctcacacatctggtggtaataacttgtaataccaacggctcaccaccagatggcgccagctcacacaaaaaaaagtcgccaggacactatttctagtcgccatggcgaccgggatttgtctaGCCCTGGAGTAAGAAGTAAAACATTCCCCCTGCTACCAGCAAGAGGAAGCTGTGAGGAAGAACTATGAGGGTTCTCACTCCTGATGGGCTCCTCCAGGTAATTCCACTAACAAACACAAGTAGAAGATTTTACTTatgtgattattttttatttatatcaatATATGCTGTACATACCACTGCTGAGCTGATAGTGAAGATTGGCCATTGGAAATTTTAAAGAATCCTCTGCAAATACCATGTCCTCCTTATTTGAGTAATATGCATCCAAATGCTTTCTGGAATCCATTCCATGTATGGGATAAAATGTATGTGTTGTGGAATCCATCGTCCTGCAATGCTAAAAAAGCCGCACTTCACCTCTTTGGTTTCCACTTTCCACTAAACATTACTAATGTTGGAGTTCAATTTATATTCAACaggaatattttaaatatttattagcaTGTAATTCAATATTATCATAAACATATTTACCAAGCAGTCATGGGGATACAGCTGACTAACCTATGGTTGCCATATGAGTATGCATATGTTAAATAGTGGAGGTTATTTTAGATAATCATTATCATctagaaagaaagaaacaaaggagatagattatttattttttatattttctttatacCATCAGGAAAATACTGTAAAatttcacagtaagcagtgcattttttacagcacttttcgctgtgaaaatgacaatggtctcaaaaatgtgtcaaaattggccgatgtgtccgccataatgtcgcagtcatgaaaaaaaaaaaaaaaaaaaaaaacgctgatcgccgccattagtagtaaaaaaaaaaaaattattaataaaaatgccataaaactatcccctattttgtaaacgctatacatgttgcgcaaactaatcgataaccgcttattgcaatttttttttaccaaaaaatatgtatttttttggggatatttattatagcaaaaagtaaaaaatattgttttttttcaaaattgtcgctctatttttgttaatagcgcaaaaatagCTGCCATCCCGGACCCATCCCTGCCGTCCTGTACAACACTTATTACTTTAATTGCCCTATGTTTTATCTCCTTATAAACGTATATTTTAACGTATTTTCTGTACATTCTATCTAAaagtgtacttttatataatcctTATCCGTATTCTGATGAAAGGGACACAGTAAATGTTCTGAAGTGTATTGGTTACCAATATACGATAAAaagggaaaattgtatcaaatacttaccgtaaatttcctttcctgatgccaagacatggcagcatacatatgatatagccccgcccctatatccacccacagGACTTGTTTAACTCTCTATAAAAGTCTGACTGAGAGCTACTTCCCCCATTCTCTGTATAAAGCACAAAGATCAGAGGGAGGGTTCGTATGCTGCCATGTCTTGGcattgttagattttaaatgtattgatattatgttcTAAAGGTCTCTGAATCAATGCTTAAACATGGTAGCATTTGAAGGTTTGTTAAAGACAAACGAAGGTCAATGTAGGACAACAGAACAGATGGTATGGTGTAGGCCATATCTATTCTTAAAGTCCTATGTCAAGGATAGGGgaggagatgttacttaaatatacataGCGAGCGTTAGAGCTCATCGTAACCTTCTTTGGAAAGCTAGatttgtgcttagttagctgtaAAACTTGTATAAGTATACAGGTTTGAGCATAGTAAGTTAGGAAACCTCAGGGTCATCTGACCCACAGGAATCTCGAGGGTCATCCCGGCCCTACGGAAGCCTCAGGGTGTGGATGGGACCCTCACCCAGGAGAAAGATCATAAGGGGCTCTTTCCAGCAGAGAAGAtgtaacatctatttcctccttctgtaactttgtgatgcctacctgccatgatgtctGTAACAACGTAACAATGTAAGCTTAAACTGTCTAGCTGTCAtaatcgttggaagaataaaccatcgtATAATGAAGGAatttatgtctgaatattttggaagcaacgcctggaGAGGAAGAGGTTTTTGACACTTCGCATGACACATGTCAGAGGCATATGTCTTCTATGTCCATTATGTCTTCTGTATCTCTCACACCTCTTCTTCCCCTGCCCCCCGGCATCTAACAATGGCGATTGCCAGCCAGACTGGTCATATTTTTTCCTAAAGCCTTGACAAGGGGGAAATGAAGAAATGAAGTCATAAAGATGTTCTTTCAAGTCTTGAAGAAAAATACGACCAAAGAACCTAGAGAAACGAAAAGGCGTTTGTGTTCCATCAGACAACGAGAAGGCTCAAAAACACAGGGTGAGTTTTTACGCTGTTTTGTTTTCTCACCTGTCAGAATGCTTGTAGCTTacgagcagaagaaaaaaaaaaaaaaaccttacacaGGGCTACTGAGCCACAGCTATTTTGGACAGAAGGTTTCAAGATATCATGCAAAATCCAGCGAGGACTTTCAGGTTATGGAGGAAAATCGTAGACGTTTACGTACGTGAAGAAAGCTGCCAAATAGAAGCTtcacgttatttttttttaaggccaccATTGTAGTCACACAGGCAGATGTACACTTTGAGTGAGCTATTATGGATTTTTGATGTTTGAACTGTCCAAgaatacactatacattatacattcctttcgcatacacaaaaaggagaaagacattatttttacgcacgcatctttacatttgtttacttGAGGCTACTTTACAGcttaaataaacatttacacTAACACGTGAGCCAAAAGGAACCAGGCGAGCCAGAGATGAACATCGTACAAGAACTGATAGAAAATTAATTCTTCAATGAATAAGATAAGGACATTATTCTTCCAAGAAAAGCAACGTATGaagatacagcaacatgaaaatgcaacaagAAAAGTCACCAAAGACAGTCAATGTAACAAACGAAAGAAACTAAAGAAGACAAAGTTAAAGGACATTGTTTATTGCTTGTTTTTTTAAGTGCACAGGAAAATCATTCTAAAACaaggggtaaatatgtttttttatataagtggttTAACATGGGATGGTTAATCTCAAGGTTCAGAAGTATATCTCAGTAATATTCgggaattgatatatatatatatatatatatatatatatatatatatgcaatgcagGCATGTAAACAGTAGTggggtaattaattaattaataccagagtgtaagaagttctttaataaggaaattaagtttaatgctgcatatatatgttcgggaatattttagcctaaaacaacagaaatgtgttattgcatgtcattcaaagcacatacaggggcagaagtttaaaggaaaaactattgattaagattatgtaagaactgtataaaattcagttaatggtaaacaacaaggtatttagtatttaacaaaaatcctacagatttggttgTAGAAATAATAAGTTAAGGATTGAGTAATTTTACAAAAGTTtccaaacttgggtttggttattTAATTAAAAGTGGTAAATTGTTCTAAATTACTAAAGtttacccaggaaaaatattaaaatatgaaagttttgtTCAATCTAAAAATAGCAAAAATTGAAGAGAAAACTATTGTTAAAAGTTTTTGAGAAATTGAGTATTTCTGATAAAGAGTTGGTTGGAGTAATTTTCTCGGGGACAcaggtcggttcatgcgcagaGGCCAATCTGGGTTTCATGAGATTGTTCCACTAATTTTTTGTCATTAATATAATCAAAAGTCATATTATAACATtatgtacatgatttttagcagatgtacaaaccaaatatgctttaaaattttgaaaaaaggttaaaaattgtaaaaacgatAAAATGAGATTGGTTAGACAAATTGTATAGTGAATGGTAGCTAAGACTGACGGTGACAGATCTTTCTCTGAGAGTGTGTCATTAACAGAGAAATGGAGGTTGAGTTACGAAGCAGATGGTCAGTCATGACAAGAGTTTTTCAACTCTATGGATATAAACACATTTTAAGTGTTTAAACTTTTTTCAGAAATCTGAAATAAAGGTTCATGGAtgggaaaatatatttaataaggTATTACTAACTAaagtaattgttttaaaggtgttatttttaaacatgagGTGTCAACACAAGGCTTTGATTAAGCTTTTGTCTGAGTGACAACTGGGTGTTAAAAAGTAAGATCAGTTGAAGCTAAAATTATGCAGTGTAATAAGCCACAATTATGCAAGTAAGTCATGCAAAAGTTACTTTATCAATTTTTCAGTGGATATTTATTGGGAAGAATCCATTtagatctatatacagtatatttatatatatttatattggcacagatgaaactTTCTGAATATCTGTCTACACTGAAAAAAATGATCTTAAGACTTGTTTGCTTAGCAGTCAGAGTGACAGGGCATGTGGTTAAATTAACCATACTGTATAagttggttaaaaaaagaaaaatacttaaACATGATTTAAGTTTCTTTCTGATATAAGATATTTAGGATAACCCAACCtaaatgttcttttgcaaaattaaagctaatataagtaaagtatagtaaagaaaaatacaataatctgataaaaatattacttttacaaaaaataattagtcacagaataaaaagggggacgatgaaaattttgtctcagtacagactgataatgaagataaaattcattgtaaaaataattgattccaacaataatggatagaattatttttaaatgaaaatatttatttttgcatatccaggtacctgacagattgactgacaaattgattaattgattttttgtttgagctaatgaaagaaattttgaactactcattattagagcatttttgtcatcaaacttcttgaatattgtttttgtttatagagcaatccAAAAGGCAAAGAGTGATCTGATACTATAAAGTATTGAGAAATTTGCAATCTGTGTAGATTGAGTATATTAGATTTTTTCACCTGCTGAAGGAGTATACAAGTATGATTTTTCCTTTTTAGTTAATTTTTGATAAAATTAATTGAGGTAATTctaggaaaaaataatatatttttaatgaaaacTAAGTTATACATTTTGTCACATTCCATTGGGGTTTGTTTTCAAACCATGGAATCAGATAAtgatttttccatttttatagGACAGATGATGAAGGACATGTATGCAATTTTAGTATTTGATAAAGTTATTGTTTCTTATCATCTTTAGTACCCAGATATTATAGAACGCTACAATAGTATTTTAAAGTCTAAATAGGGTAAGATGATTCAAGAAAAGGTAAATACTAAGTGACTTATTTACCtgttatatttttggtttaaaacctTTTCTAAAATAAGggttggttacattttttttgagttaatgacaggatgaagaatgtctgttcttctatgttttttttaaattagcataTGTAGTTATTTGCAATCTGTTACATAGGACAAAGTACAAGTATAGGAATTTCAGAAGTTTGTTCACAAAATATGGCTAGGCCTTTGCTAAATTTTAATAGAAATTATGTTTTGAATATAAGATTTCTACTTTTTATGAGTATGTTTCATAATTTATTCCAGTAGCTAAAGTTATGGTTAGGAATCATAGTTCTAAAGGTACCAGGGATGTCAATACGAATGCCAACTGAAATATCAGATTTCAATTGggaaggttattttattttttgttttctttcatgaccatgaaacaagcacaactaaaattctattttggttattacttctatttttttaaaatcattttttgaTTATGTTATCAAGGATCAACATTTTTGGATGAACTTCAATGATTTATTCATATGGACTTACATCAAAAGTGACATATTGATTGATTGATCATTATGTAAGGGGGAGTTGGAATGTAATTCTAATATaggatttttttgaattttttgaaatatggaaaaaatagttgttatattttggtttctaaatcttttataagaatacatattgatacacatagaattattatttcacatagaataattaatttgtattcatttttatagaacacataacttgggaaaattggatggatagtttgttattacaagaatgtataacaaagtatacatttgaagtattaatatagttaaaaaacatacaaatttgtgtggaagaaaaggattttaaagtATGTAAACAGAATTATAGTTGAATTATATAATATGGaacattgaaaaataaatgaaagaaagagttgcttgctggtcatggatagataaataaattatatagttatataaataaaataaatagaataaaaagatagaaaaataaatagaaagaaagatagaatatataaaaatatgacaatcaaataatgggaaagttatgtttttatatatccaCAAACAAATAGATTACGTATTATGTTTATAATTGTTCAGTGTCTaggataatgtataaaaaacttatactgaagaaatttggttattgaaatatcaaaagaaatgaaaaaaattgtatttattaattaatattatagagtaatataatttgatacatcaaatatatttatttcttctttatgatAAATAGTTATATGATATGGTTGAAGTTATACGAAGTAAAATTTATGAAGGTAAAGGaagaaaattttaatattacatcatttagatggaga
This sequence is a window from Rana temporaria chromosome 10, aRanTem1.1, whole genome shotgun sequence. Protein-coding genes within it:
- the LOC120916116 gene encoding indolethylamine N-methyltransferase-like, which encodes MDSTTHTFYPIHGMDSRKHLDAYYSNKEDMVFAEDSLKFPMANLHYQLSSGRVEGTLLIDISVGSFIHHLYSASNSFKKIVILKFREKCIMEMSRWLHDRTGAYDWSHTSSAAAELEGTRDQLQEKEMRLRSSIMQILKYDFEQENITSPVLLPLADCIISAWLLEAISQSEDEYMKNLEKVSKLLKPGGHLLLIGTLDATYVVVGEERLHCFKYNEDFVKNILGKLDFVIDYCAVQRRRNVSDLTDYNAIIFVVARKGP